From a single Ignavibacteria bacterium genomic region:
- a CDS encoding DUF2723 domain-containing protein: MDFKLINRITAAIVFLISFLVLLSTVQPSVSFWDCGEFIAASYSLQVPHPPGAPLFLLIGRVFSMIPFAENVGFRVNMVSVLSSALSILFLYLIIVKVVENYRAKIAKNLFETLSTVIAAAIGALSFSFSDTFWFNGVEAEVYAASTVTYAAIMYLIMLWNERSEEPGNEKYLLLICYIIGLSTGIHLMSVLAMIPVVMIVLFKKYMKDEEEYNISVKYFLIHAAVILVVAAGLWLNQTSTTPPTPEQYKSFDGTFKILVFLISVGIMAGFYKKLLNRNSIYFSFIVGGIALGLTYPGVVKILPSIMSSIGGQSLAGELLFVAAFLGIFGGIVYYAHKNNKATLHLVGLAAIFVFLGFTTYTQVIIRSNAAPPMNENEPDTFPELVKYLNREQYGDFPTFKRRFSNEPHQTGVFTNYSSDLHFLYSYQMNHMMTRYLLWNYAGRESWDQDAGSNIAPFNGVGEIIGKPFSVEFKGDIKDSLFGIPFILGLVGVFLHFRRDKKMAMVYLVLFIFMGYLTAYYQNQQQPQPRERDYFYVGAFLVFSLWIGIGVKELATLVYNKLKENSLGMVLGYTVLVLGIFFVPVRMYSANLYTHDRSNNWIPWDYAYNLLQSCAPNSILFTNGDNDTFPLWYLQDVEGVRRDIRIVNLSLANTEWYIKQLKNQEPYGTPKVAMKFSDEEVERLRPTLYEAPQYTLEVPKDVFAKLSTGLVDSTSYQPKLVWNPDLPKTGEGQQTQTYARVQDFVVMQIIQNNNWDRPVYYSTTCSDDTKIGLQKFLYLEGMAFRLMPFEIPRGKDGVNEKVLWKQIMEEPKDYSPNYRPGFKFRGIADSSVFLDENHKRMTLNYRNAFLRLSNYYMIEKKDNATALKVLNMMEAKMPLSRTGLDYRYRADLANLYRRLGDMTTYTKMMEALEPEALAVLNSNPQILTMDVSTVTILLDYYETTKQADKALKLVDLLDRYYPNNPDVKAQRDKFNAILTGKAPAQDTVKKDSTVKK, translated from the coding sequence ATGGATTTTAAGTTAATTAACCGCATAACGGCGGCGATAGTTTTTTTAATTTCGTTTTTAGTGCTGCTTTCAACGGTACAACCTTCAGTATCCTTTTGGGACTGCGGTGAGTTCATAGCGGCTTCTTATTCTCTGCAGGTGCCCCACCCGCCGGGAGCCCCCTTATTCCTTCTGATAGGAAGAGTTTTCTCCATGATCCCTTTTGCCGAGAATGTCGGGTTCAGGGTAAACATGGTTTCCGTACTCTCGAGTGCGCTTTCAATTCTTTTTCTCTACCTTATAATTGTAAAAGTGGTTGAAAATTACAGAGCAAAAATTGCAAAAAACCTTTTTGAAACACTTTCAACGGTAATAGCTGCTGCCATTGGTGCACTTTCTTTCTCGTTCAGCGATACTTTCTGGTTCAACGGGGTTGAAGCAGAAGTTTACGCCGCAAGTACAGTTACCTACGCAGCAATCATGTATCTCATCATGCTGTGGAATGAAAGATCGGAAGAGCCGGGGAACGAGAAATATCTCCTTCTTATCTGTTATATAATCGGTCTTTCCACCGGTATTCACCTCATGAGCGTGCTGGCGATGATACCTGTCGTAATGATTGTACTCTTCAAGAAATACATGAAGGATGAAGAGGAATATAACATCTCGGTAAAATATTTCCTTATTCATGCTGCCGTGATACTCGTTGTTGCAGCCGGATTATGGTTGAATCAAACCTCTACCACTCCTCCGACTCCCGAACAGTATAAATCATTCGACGGCACATTCAAGATTTTGGTTTTCCTCATTTCAGTCGGTATAATGGCGGGCTTCTACAAGAAACTGCTGAATAGAAACTCGATATACTTTTCATTCATCGTCGGTGGTATTGCACTTGGCCTGACTTATCCCGGTGTGGTAAAGATACTTCCTTCGATCATGTCGTCGATAGGCGGACAGTCTCTCGCCGGTGAACTCCTTTTTGTAGCGGCTTTCCTCGGAATTTTTGGAGGCATCGTTTATTATGCGCACAAGAACAACAAGGCAACACTTCACCTTGTAGGACTTGCAGCCATCTTTGTGTTCCTCGGGTTTACCACCTACACACAGGTAATCATCAGGTCGAACGCAGCACCCCCGATGAACGAGAATGAGCCTGATACCTTCCCTGAACTGGTGAAGTATCTTAACCGTGAACAATACGGTGATTTCCCGACATTCAAGAGAAGATTTTCGAACGAACCGCATCAGACGGGCGTTTTTACAAACTATTCATCCGATCTTCACTTCCTCTACTCCTATCAGATGAATCACATGATGACCCGCTACCTCCTCTGGAACTATGCAGGAAGAGAATCATGGGATCAGGATGCAGGAAGCAATATCGCTCCGTTTAACGGGGTGGGTGAAATAATCGGTAAGCCCTTCAGTGTGGAATTTAAGGGCGATATAAAAGACTCGCTCTTCGGCATTCCATTTATTCTCGGACTTGTCGGGGTTTTCCTCCACTTCCGGCGTGACAAGAAAATGGCGATGGTCTATCTGGTTCTGTTTATTTTCATGGGCTATCTCACAGCCTATTACCAGAATCAGCAGCAACCTCAACCAAGGGAAAGAGACTACTTCTATGTGGGTGCCTTCCTCGTCTTTTCGCTCTGGATCGGAATCGGGGTGAAGGAGCTTGCAACACTGGTTTACAACAAATTAAAAGAGAACAGTCTTGGCATGGTTCTGGGTTACACCGTTCTTGTGCTTGGAATTTTCTTTGTTCCCGTGAGAATGTATTCGGCAAATCTTTACACCCACGACAGATCGAACAACTGGATTCCATGGGATTATGCCTATAATCTCCTTCAAAGTTGTGCACCAAACTCGATACTCTTTACAAATGGTGACAACGACACATTCCCTCTTTGGTATCTGCAGGATGTGGAGGGAGTTAGACGCGATATAAGAATTGTGAACCTCTCTCTCGCCAATACTGAATGGTACATCAAGCAACTAAAGAATCAGGAACCTTACGGCACCCCGAAAGTTGCCATGAAATTCTCTGATGAAGAGGTTGAAAGACTGAGACCAACGCTCTATGAGGCTCCGCAGTATACACTCGAGGTTCCAAAGGATGTGTTTGCCAAATTGAGTACCGGACTGGTTGACTCCACTTCATATCAGCCAAAACTTGTCTGGAATCCCGACCTCCCCAAAACCGGTGAAGGACAGCAGACACAGACTTATGCCCGTGTTCAGGATTTTGTCGTAATGCAGATTATCCAAAACAACAACTGGGACAGACCCGTTTACTACTCGACAACCTGCAGCGACGATACCAAAATCGGACTCCAGAAATTCCTCTATCTTGAAGGAATGGCTTTCAGACTTATGCCTTTCGAAATCCCGAGAGGAAAAGACGGCGTGAACGAAAAAGTCCTCTGGAAACAGATAATGGAAGAGCCAAAAGACTACAGTCCGAACTACAGACCAGGCTTCAAGTTCAGAGGCATTGCCGACTCTTCAGTTTTCCTCGATGAAAACCACAAGAGAATGACCCTGAACTACAGAAATGCTTTCCTCCGCCTTTCCAATTACTATATGATTGAAAAGAAGGATAATGCGACTGCTCTTAAAGTGCTGAACATGATGGAAGCAAAGATGCCCCTTTCAAGAACCGGTCTCGACTACCGTTACCGTGCTGATCTTGCCAATCTTTACAGAAGGCTCGGCGACATGACCACCTACACAAAAATGATGGAGGCTCTTGAACCCGAAGCACTCGCTGTGCTAAACAGCAATCCCCAGATTCTTACGATGGATGTTTCCACAGTTACAATTCTTTTGGACTACTATGAGACAACCAAACAGGCAGATAAAGCCCTGAAACTCGTTGATCTGCTCGACAGGTATTATCCTAATAATCCTGATGTAAAAGCACAGAGAGACAAATTTAACGCCATCCTCACAGGAAAAGCTCCTGCGCAGGACACTGTAAAAAAAGACTCCACAGTTAAAAAATAA
- a CDS encoding glycosyltransferase family 9 protein produces MQILILALSGIGDALMFTPAAKLLREKFPNAKIDALVMFTGVKNIYDRTGLFDEVIHFEFMAEGALKSLKFVLGKRGKYTHSISVYPSNRKEYNGIQWLFGAKKRGQVEYLRADTSNLGWLNNVRIKEDDSLHNVEENVRLVKEMFSLSEAPLYPLVFSLNDEDKAFADGFCNTSLKQGVTKIGFHPGCATLKNHINRRWEPEKFAALGKMLKEKNGFELILFGGPEEKELRENIKKLAGEGVFHEPQSKNLSQSAALIKKCDLFITNDSSLMHVSSAMGVKVMALIGPTNVNYIHPWKTEHKIVSLNLECAPCFFYSPKSLECKREDIKFKCIRELSVDMVYREAMEFIRFPAV; encoded by the coding sequence ATGCAAATATTAATTCTCGCTCTCTCCGGCATCGGAGACGCTCTCATGTTTACCCCTGCTGCGAAACTGCTTCGCGAAAAATTCCCCAACGCAAAAATTGACGCTCTTGTAATGTTCACCGGTGTTAAGAACATCTACGACAGAACAGGACTATTTGACGAAGTGATACACTTCGAATTTATGGCAGAGGGAGCTTTAAAATCCCTTAAGTTTGTTCTCGGTAAAAGGGGGAAATACACCCACTCGATTAGCGTTTATCCTTCAAACAGAAAAGAATACAACGGCATCCAGTGGCTTTTCGGAGCAAAAAAGAGGGGGCAGGTGGAGTACTTGCGGGCAGACACTTCAAACCTCGGGTGGCTTAATAATGTCCGCATAAAAGAGGATGACTCCCTCCACAATGTGGAGGAGAATGTAAGGCTTGTAAAAGAGATGTTTTCACTCTCCGAAGCACCCTTGTATCCCCTCGTTTTTTCATTAAACGATGAAGATAAAGCATTTGCCGACGGATTTTGCAACACTTCCCTTAAGCAGGGAGTAACAAAGATCGGTTTTCATCCGGGATGTGCCACACTTAAAAACCACATCAACAGAAGATGGGAGCCCGAAAAATTTGCGGCTCTCGGTAAAATGTTAAAAGAGAAAAACGGTTTTGAACTTATCCTTTTTGGTGGACCCGAGGAGAAGGAATTGAGGGAGAATATTAAAAAACTTGCGGGCGAGGGTGTTTTTCACGAGCCGCAGTCCAAAAACCTGAGTCAGTCGGCAGCACTCATCAAAAAATGTGATCTCTTTATCACCAACGACTCAAGTCTGATGCATGTTTCATCTGCAATGGGGGTTAAGGTTATGGCTCTCATCGGTCCCACAAATGTAAATTACATTCATCCCTGGAAGACCGAGCACAAAATCGTGAGTCTCAATCTTGAGTGCGCACCATGTTTTTTCTATTCGCCGAAGTCTTTGGAATGTAAAAGAGAAGACATAAAATTCAAGTGTATCAGGGAATTGAGTGTGGATATGGTCTACAGGGAAGCGATGGAATTTATCCGTTTCCCGGCTGTGTAG
- a CDS encoding DUF3109 family protein — protein sequence MFYQIDNVLINTEIATAHFACDLAKCKGGCCTFEGDYGAPLLHSELELLRQNLPLIIDIIPEEHRKVIEADGFFDDIDDEYYTKSYNRKACVFVYYDGDIAKCSLEKVFYEGKTEFKKPISCHLFPIRISSFGGDILRYERFGDCQPAVEKGNNEKVRMVSFLEEPLTRKYGQKWYNALERLKD from the coding sequence ATGTTTTATCAGATCGACAATGTTTTAATAAATACAGAGATTGCCACGGCACATTTTGCGTGTGACCTCGCCAAGTGCAAGGGCGGTTGCTGCACATTTGAAGGAGACTATGGGGCACCACTTCTTCATTCTGAACTCGAACTGTTAAGACAGAATCTCCCCCTCATTATCGATATCATCCCCGAGGAACACAGAAAGGTGATTGAAGCCGACGGCTTCTTCGACGACATCGACGATGAGTATTACACAAAAAGCTACAACCGAAAAGCGTGTGTTTTTGTTTATTACGATGGCGACATCGCAAAGTGCTCCCTTGAAAAAGTGTTTTATGAAGGAAAAACGGAATTCAAAAAACCAATCTCCTGCCACCTCTTTCCGATCAGAATATCATCTTTTGGTGGCGATATCCTTCGATATGAAAGGTTTGGAGACTGTCAACCCGCTGTCGAAAAAGGGAACAATGAAAAAGTCCGGATGGTATCGTTTCTTGAAGAACCGCTCACCAGAAAATATGGACAGAAGTGGTATAATGCATTAGAAAGACTTAAAGACTAA
- a CDS encoding T9SS type A sorting domain-containing protein: protein MNRLLLFCFLSAPFLFGQTNWIWQNPLPVGKNLNAGQAFDAQNCIAAGNTGAFLTTTDGGASWKLINTGTDNDILSLSFKDRLNGILGCGQGLILKTTDGGNSFTKITVDSVRDVKAVQFLPSGKVWAAGNKGLLFFSQDNGSTWTKKSFDTVSAAGIFFFENGKGFIAGESGTIFRTLDGGNNWTKTRENTSQTISSISFSSDLNGLALGRSGLTLKTTDGGVTWQESNSGLFGWVKSFSFLPQNRLIAASSPGLIFQSTDNGTTWRKTSDSSKFSFNFSAFAGNAGWIFGNNGLIMHTTDAGTNWEFQSEGSENTINSIEFLDPMIGTAVGDSGLILRTEDGGDTWVRQFTQYKTNLNDLFFLDTIRGWIVGDDGTILQTLDAGQSWQKHDLAHITSDDIYAIEGTKLSNKAAGQNGAYLVSQNAPTGAVWGRGGAPLKTYRGIITLSARSASLVGDQGAIIRLTSAPGGGGVIDQSIDSRFDLRDIYFPPGGKGWIVGKYGIVLRSSNSGTSWSIIDTLPVTWLNSVYFYDTLNGYTVGSYGSLFKTGDGGYNWTKVHTGVTNTFKKSFFFDKDNGWLVGTYGLLMKTVNGGGTGTPTTIKEEEMVPKNPVLHQNYPNPFNPSTAITFDVPVAGQYRLAIYDLLGKEIEVPLEGMLQPGSHFVFFDGANYASGVYFYRLSGNGLNISRKMILLK, encoded by the coding sequence ATGAACAGACTTCTTTTATTTTGCTTCTTATCAGCTCCATTTCTCTTTGGTCAGACAAACTGGATATGGCAGAACCCCCTCCCCGTCGGGAAAAACCTCAATGCCGGTCAGGCTTTCGATGCACAAAACTGCATCGCAGCGGGAAACACAGGTGCATTTCTTACCACAACGGATGGCGGAGCATCATGGAAACTGATCAACACAGGAACCGACAACGATATCCTCTCCCTCTCCTTTAAAGACAGATTGAATGGAATACTCGGCTGCGGACAGGGTTTGATATTAAAGACCACCGATGGCGGAAACAGCTTCACAAAGATTACCGTTGATTCCGTCCGAGATGTCAAAGCGGTGCAGTTCCTCCCCTCGGGGAAAGTATGGGCAGCCGGCAACAAAGGATTGCTCTTCTTCTCTCAGGATAACGGTTCAACATGGACAAAAAAATCATTTGATACGGTATCCGCTGCGGGAATTTTCTTTTTCGAAAACGGAAAGGGATTCATTGCCGGCGAGTCGGGCACAATTTTCCGGACCCTCGATGGTGGCAACAACTGGACCAAAACAAGAGAAAACACCAGTCAGACTATCTCAAGCATTTCGTTTTCATCCGACTTGAACGGGCTCGCACTTGGCAGAAGCGGCTTGACTCTTAAAACAACAGACGGCGGAGTTACTTGGCAGGAATCAAATTCCGGTCTCTTCGGTTGGGTGAAGTCATTCTCCTTCCTTCCTCAAAACAGGCTGATTGCCGCAAGTTCGCCGGGATTGATCTTCCAGAGTACAGACAACGGCACTACCTGGAGAAAAACAAGCGACAGTTCAAAATTCAGTTTCAATTTTTCTGCTTTTGCAGGAAATGCAGGCTGGATATTCGGGAACAATGGATTGATAATGCACACAACCGATGCGGGTACAAACTGGGAATTTCAGTCGGAAGGCTCCGAAAACACAATAAATTCAATTGAATTTCTCGATCCTATGATCGGTACAGCAGTAGGCGACAGCGGACTGATTCTAAGAACCGAGGACGGCGGAGACACATGGGTAAGGCAGTTTACGCAGTATAAAACGAATCTGAACGACCTCTTTTTCCTCGATACAATCCGTGGCTGGATCGTCGGTGACGATGGTACCATCCTCCAAACCCTTGATGCGGGTCAGTCGTGGCAAAAACACGACCTCGCTCACATCACCTCCGATGACATTTACGCCATCGAAGGCACCAAACTTTCCAACAAGGCTGCGGGACAAAATGGAGCCTATCTCGTTTCCCAAAACGCCCCCACTGGAGCTGTCTGGGGAAGAGGCGGCGCACCACTCAAAACTTACAGAGGTATTATAACCCTCTCTGCGCGATCTGCATCTCTTGTAGGTGATCAGGGAGCGATTATCAGACTCACTTCCGCTCCCGGCGGGGGTGGTGTAATTGATCAGTCAATCGACTCACGATTCGATCTCCGTGACATCTATTTTCCACCCGGTGGGAAAGGCTGGATCGTCGGGAAATATGGGATTGTCCTCAGATCATCCAATTCGGGGACTTCCTGGAGTATTATCGACACTCTCCCGGTGACATGGCTGAATTCAGTATATTTTTACGATACCCTGAATGGTTATACGGTTGGTTCCTACGGCAGTCTGTTTAAAACAGGCGATGGCGGCTACAACTGGACAAAAGTCCACACCGGTGTAACCAACACATTTAAAAAATCATTCTTTTTCGACAAGGACAACGGCTGGCTCGTTGGCACTTACGGACTTCTAATGAAAACCGTAAATGGCGGAGGAACAGGAACCCCGACAACTATTAAAGAAGAGGAGATGGTCCCAAAAAATCCCGTTCTCCATCAGAATTACCCGAATCCGTTTAATCCTTCCACGGCAATCACTTTTGATGTGCCCGTTGCGGGACAATACAGACTTGCAATCTACGATCTTCTCGGGAAAGAAATAGAAGTGCCTCTGGAGGGGATGCTTCAGCCGGGGAGTCATTTTGTCTTCTTCGATGGAGCAAATTATGCCTCGGGCGTCTATTTCTACCGCCTCTCCGGAAACGGCCTCAATATCAGCCGGAAGATGATACTTTTGAAATAG
- a CDS encoding response regulator, with amino-acid sequence MPNILLVEDNKENRDVMAHFLKKIGTVTTAADGPTSVELCRNDKFNLILMDINLGLGMNGIEATKRIRQIDGYSDTPIIAVTAYAMAGDRETFMKIGCTHYISKPFTKKEFISLVEEVLGTTQPGNG; translated from the coding sequence ATGCCAAATATTCTATTAGTTGAAGACAACAAGGAAAACAGAGATGTGATGGCACATTTCCTGAAAAAGATTGGTACCGTTACCACAGCAGCAGACGGACCGACCTCTGTTGAATTGTGCAGGAATGATAAATTCAACCTTATTCTGATGGATATTAATCTTGGATTGGGGATGAATGGAATAGAGGCTACGAAACGGATCAGACAGATTGACGGTTATTCAGATACACCGATAATAGCAGTTACAGCTTATGCCATGGCAGGGGACAGGGAAACCTTCATGAAAATAGGATGTACTCACTACATCTCAAAACCTTTCACAAAAAAAGAGTTTATTTCCCTCGTTGAAGAGGTTTTGGGTACTACACAGCCGGGAAACGGATAA
- a CDS encoding isoprenylcysteine carboxylmethyltransferase family protein, giving the protein MTLLVDTAVTVLWFLLFASIHSITASRSVKSAIAISFPGFMPWYRLSYNVLSLVTLYFFYSFSPKNGYTLYDLPTPLDLIFAFIQFGSVIGLAWTFKSISGSEFMGFSQIIRSRRNEYQPLEDLDEKYTLRIEGPYKFSRHPIYLFSIIFLLFRPQIHLDYLIMTILFIAYFYIGSIFEEKKLVTQFGEEYTRYQKTTDRIFPRVFKGTR; this is encoded by the coding sequence ATGACACTTCTCGTCGATACGGCGGTTACAGTCTTGTGGTTTTTATTGTTTGCTTCGATACATTCGATAACTGCATCAAGATCGGTGAAATCGGCAATTGCAATTTCATTTCCGGGCTTCATGCCGTGGTACCGGCTTTCATATAATGTTCTCTCTCTCGTAACACTTTACTTCTTCTATTCATTTTCACCAAAAAATGGATATACACTCTACGATCTTCCAACTCCTCTCGATCTGATTTTTGCATTCATTCAGTTTGGAAGTGTAATCGGACTAGCCTGGACATTCAAATCAATCTCAGGGAGTGAGTTCATGGGCTTTTCACAAATCATCCGCAGCAGAAGAAACGAATATCAGCCCCTCGAAGACCTCGACGAAAAATATACCCTGCGGATAGAGGGTCCCTATAAATTCAGCAGACACCCCATCTACCTCTTCTCGATAATATTTCTCCTTTTCCGTCCCCAAATACACCTCGACTATCTCATAATGACAATCCTTTTCATCGCGTATTTCTACATCGGCTCAATCTTCGAAGAGAAAAAACTCGTCACACAATTCGGAGAAGAATACACCCGCTACCAAAAAACCACCGACAGAATTTTCCCGAGGGTTTTTAAAGGGACGCGATAA
- the rpoN gene encoding RNA polymerase factor sigma-54, producing the protein MLSIQQKLTQTQRLTPQQIQYQKLLQLNNLALEQRIKEELELNPLLEEELDLKQVENDDDNFEEDESFEEDNEFTVEDYMNDEDYFDDPSYQDNREETFRPVAKARESFSEHILQQLYMLDISEDLTILGEEIIGNLDNDGYLGRALDEILNDLETFQHVKVSPEDAESLLKTIQSFDPAGIASRDLRECLLAQLHTLSYDPYYSYLAEILLKEHYDWFLKKHYNKIRDAMKLSEDTFNSVIQLITRLNPKPGFGKIENYELNQITPDFILEEVDGGFRITLNDKSLPTITLSKTYLEMFSENKAKRNTNEREKQTYKFLKEKFESARWFLACIEQRRDTMLKVMQSIAERQQDFFRRAAMKPLRYKDVAADINMDISTISRVVNGKFVQSRQGIHELKFFFSEGIMNDEGEEISNKEIRERIRHFVEAEDKTAPLSDDRLADLLKQDGLQVARRTVTKYRESLKIPVARFRKKL; encoded by the coding sequence ATGTTATCGATTCAACAAAAACTGACTCAAACCCAAAGGCTCACTCCGCAGCAAATTCAGTATCAGAAACTGCTGCAATTGAACAACCTTGCCCTCGAACAAAGAATAAAGGAAGAGCTCGAACTTAACCCCCTGCTCGAAGAGGAACTCGACCTTAAACAAGTCGAAAATGACGATGACAACTTCGAAGAGGATGAGAGTTTCGAGGAAGATAACGAGTTTACTGTTGAAGATTACATGAACGACGAGGATTATTTCGATGATCCTTCATATCAGGATAACAGGGAAGAAACATTCCGTCCCGTGGCTAAAGCGAGAGAATCGTTCTCGGAACATATTCTTCAGCAGCTCTACATGCTCGACATTTCCGAAGATCTCACCATTCTTGGAGAGGAAATTATCGGTAACCTCGACAACGACGGCTATCTCGGCAGAGCGCTCGACGAAATACTGAACGATCTGGAGACATTTCAGCATGTAAAAGTCTCCCCCGAAGATGCTGAATCACTCCTGAAAACAATTCAGTCTTTTGACCCCGCAGGAATCGCTTCGAGAGACCTCCGCGAATGTCTTCTTGCACAACTTCATACTCTTTCTTACGATCCCTATTACTCGTATCTCGCTGAAATACTCCTCAAGGAGCACTACGACTGGTTTCTGAAAAAGCATTACAACAAGATCCGCGATGCAATGAAGCTGAGCGAGGATACATTTAATTCCGTAATTCAGCTCATCACAAGACTGAACCCCAAACCGGGTTTCGGTAAGATCGAAAATTATGAGCTGAATCAGATAACGCCCGATTTCATCCTCGAGGAAGTGGATGGAGGATTCAGAATTACTCTGAACGACAAGTCGCTTCCCACCATCACTCTGAGCAAAACCTACCTCGAAATGTTTTCAGAGAACAAGGCGAAACGGAACACCAACGAGCGGGAAAAACAGACTTACAAATTCCTGAAGGAAAAGTTTGAGTCGGCACGCTGGTTTCTCGCCTGCATAGAACAAAGAAGAGACACCATGCTCAAAGTGATGCAGTCAATTGCAGAACGCCAGCAGGATTTTTTCAGAAGAGCCGCAATGAAGCCACTCCGTTACAAGGATGTGGCGGCAGATATTAATATGGACATCTCAACCATCAGCCGCGTTGTCAATGGAAAATTTGTCCAAAGCAGACAGGGGATTCACGAACTGAAATTCTTCTTCTCCGAAGGAATAATGAACGACGAAGGAGAGGAAATTTCCAACAAAGAGATCAGGGAAAGAATACGACACTTCGTTGAAGCTGAAGACAAAACCGCACCACTTAGTGATGACCGGCTCGCCGACCTCCTGAAACAGGACGGACTGCAGGTAGCCAGGAGAACGGTAACCAAGTACCGCGAATCACTAAAAATTCCGGTTGCCCGCTTCAGAAAAAAACTATGA
- a CDS encoding SDR family NAD(P)-dependent oxidoreductase has protein sequence MNFENFYKNKTIILTGASTGIGKEIATKLLGIDCRLVLVARRKELVEEYTAGFLGRESLIISSCDVSDKEQVNTLLKEVEARFGLPDIVLLNAGVSLGEKYTILNEEATRATVEINFFGVVNFVHPLLAPFLERGNGSFVIVSSLADGRGYPQSAAYSASKAAATIFAESLAIKTEPLGLKVITVKPGFVKTPMTDKNRFPMPFMISAEEAALIILKGVAKGKRMIKFPRATAFLTSLSNIAPYKIFAKAVRMKERE, from the coding sequence ATGAATTTTGAAAATTTTTACAAAAACAAAACGATAATACTTACCGGAGCATCCACAGGGATAGGGAAGGAAATTGCGACAAAACTGCTCGGGATCGACTGCCGCCTTGTGCTTGTTGCGAGAAGGAAAGAGCTCGTTGAGGAATACACAGCAGGATTTTTGGGCAGGGAGAGTCTGATCATTTCCTCCTGCGATGTATCAGACAAGGAGCAGGTTAATACTCTGTTGAAGGAAGTGGAGGCAAGGTTTGGTCTGCCCGACATTGTCTTGCTCAATGCCGGAGTAAGTCTCGGGGAGAAATATACGATTCTGAATGAGGAAGCCACCCGGGCAACAGTGGAGATCAATTTTTTCGGTGTAGTCAATTTTGTTCATCCCCTCCTCGCACCATTTCTGGAGAGGGGAAACGGTTCGTTCGTGATAGTCTCCTCCCTTGCCGACGGAAGAGGATACCCACAAAGTGCGGCATACTCCGCTTCAAAAGCTGCGGCTACAATTTTTGCCGAGAGCCTTGCCATAAAAACCGAACCTCTCGGGTTGAAGGTGATTACTGTGAAACCGGGATTTGTAAAAACACCGATGACCGACAAGAACAGATTTCCCATGCCGTTTATGATATCTGCGGAAGAAGCTGCCCTGATAATTCTAAAGGGGGTAGCCAAAGGTAAAAGAATGATAAAATTCCCCCGGGCAACCGCATTTCTGACCTCCCTTTCCAACATTGCGCCCTATAAAATATTCGCAAAAGCGGTCAGAATGAAGGAACGGGAATAA
- a CDS encoding PIN domain-containing protein: MNLMNIDPSKPLMLDANIFLYAIQRKSAQCVDLIDRIAGGEINCFVTSHILAEVMHVLMIEEARSNGAITGGNPARKLSKRPEIIRSLYIYENVFDDIINLGINIETVGKTDLMEALVIQRRYGLLTNDSLIVAVAKRLGITSLASADKVFSKVRNLTLFAPDDIQ; encoded by the coding sequence ATGAATTTAATGAATATTGACCCTTCAAAGCCCTTGATGCTGGATGCAAATATCTTTCTTTACGCGATTCAAAGAAAATCGGCTCAATGTGTGGACCTGATTGACCGAATTGCCGGCGGGGAAATTAACTGCTTTGTGACATCACATATATTAGCGGAAGTTATGCATGTTTTGATGATTGAGGAGGCACGAAGCAACGGAGCGATTACAGGTGGAAATCCCGCCCGGAAACTTAGTAAGAGGCCGGAAATTATTCGCTCACTCTATATTTATGAAAATGTTTTTGATGACATCATAAACCTGGGAATCAACATCGAAACAGTCGGGAAAACAGATCTGATGGAAGCCCTTGTTATTCAGAGGAGATACGGGCTGTTAACGAATGACTCCCTCATTGTAGCCGTTGCGAAACGACTGGGAATTACCTCGCTTGCCTCTGCTGACAAAGTATTCAGTAAAGTCAGGAACCTGACTCTTTTCGCTCCTGACGATATTCAGTGA